Proteins found in one Enterococcus sp. 9D6_DIV0238 genomic segment:
- a CDS encoding ABC transporter substrate-binding protein — protein sequence MKKTMMITLLSLAIFTGCATKEQSASDKETSTDYPVTIKNFTRAEGAESWQSKEQTFEKAPEKVLANTRPAAELLLHLGLKDKIAGVGAVFGAPDTTVEKDFDQLNQLSEDYIGKEMALSVDPDLVYGRGGLFDNQDWGVGTVDSLNEMGIKTFVLHSSVTGGTFESIYDDIDNLGKVFHVKDKAESFKRELKERQSALETKLKRIKEKRTFAYIHTTDPNELYIYPAHNETFFNDIFTMVKLENVFKDEKGEVSVEKLIETDPEVLILADWSSTKGGISGEKMLEGIMNNPKLSSMQAIKNKQVYTVDYNYMFGYGYQSLDGIEKLADEMYPEK from the coding sequence ATGAAAAAAACAATGATGATCACTCTATTGAGTTTAGCGATTTTTACAGGCTGTGCAACGAAAGAACAATCAGCTAGTGATAAAGAAACAAGCACGGATTATCCAGTAACTATCAAGAATTTTACCCGAGCGGAAGGCGCAGAAAGCTGGCAATCAAAGGAGCAAACATTTGAGAAAGCACCAGAAAAAGTTTTAGCCAATACACGACCGGCAGCAGAATTATTATTGCATTTAGGGTTGAAAGACAAAATCGCTGGGGTTGGAGCAGTTTTTGGAGCACCAGACACCACGGTCGAAAAAGATTTTGATCAGTTGAATCAGCTATCAGAGGATTATATCGGTAAAGAAATGGCGTTGAGCGTAGACCCAGATCTTGTCTATGGTCGCGGAGGTCTATTTGATAATCAAGACTGGGGCGTTGGCACAGTTGATAGCCTCAATGAAATGGGGATCAAAACATTTGTTTTACATTCCTCAGTAACAGGAGGGACATTTGAATCTATTTATGATGATATCGACAATTTAGGAAAAGTCTTTCATGTTAAAGATAAAGCAGAGTCATTTAAACGTGAACTGAAAGAACGTCAATCAGCGCTTGAAACGAAGCTTAAAAGGATAAAAGAAAAACGTACATTTGCCTATATCCATACCACTGATCCGAACGAACTTTATATTTATCCTGCTCATAATGAGACCTTTTTCAATGATATTTTTACAATGGTCAAACTAGAGAATGTTTTTAAGGATGAAAAGGGAGAAGTAAGTGTTGAAAAATTGATCGAAACAGACCCGGAAGTTCTGATTTTAGCTGACTGGAGCTCGACTAAAGGTGGGATCTCCGGTGAGAAAATGCTTGAAGGGATCATGAATAATCCTAAGCTTTCAAGCATGCAGGCAATCAAAAATAAACAAGTTTATACTGTCGATTATAACTATATGTTTGGTTATGGCTATCAATCTTTAGATGGGATCGAAAAATTGGCTGATGAAATGTATCCAGAAAAGTAA
- a CDS encoding AraC family transcriptional regulator — protein sequence MKHEMISPNEHYPFKLFSFTSRNPDRLISTHWHESAELLYCLKGNLEVRFPQVTYLLEPGDTLFINSNIIHSSRSPLPNEVFVMQFPLHFLQEMTQNQYNEQFLFNLNPSKGQDSRIQQLLDQIFHEYQTQELAVNLLVKSQTLALLALLVKNYRIPLASQQSIKSLKHLDRLKQINDYVQENYYQSLKLEHVAEVFNYDPAYFSRFFKKYMGISFSEYVNTVRLEKAYYQLRDTDMTVMAIAMANGFFSVKSFYNVFKKNYNLSPQQYRKKYFS from the coding sequence ATGAAACATGAGATGATTTCTCCAAATGAACATTATCCCTTTAAGCTATTCTCATTTACTTCAAGAAATCCAGATCGACTGATCAGCACGCATTGGCACGAAAGTGCTGAACTTTTATATTGCTTGAAAGGAAATTTAGAAGTTCGTTTTCCTCAGGTGACTTATCTTTTAGAACCAGGTGATACATTATTCATCAACTCAAATATCATTCATTCTTCAAGAAGTCCACTGCCTAACGAGGTTTTTGTCATGCAGTTTCCATTGCATTTTTTACAAGAGATGACACAAAACCAATACAATGAGCAGTTTTTATTTAATTTGAATCCGTCTAAAGGACAAGATTCACGTATACAGCAGCTATTGGATCAGATTTTTCATGAGTATCAAACTCAGGAGCTTGCAGTCAACCTCTTGGTCAAAAGTCAAACATTAGCGTTACTTGCTTTACTAGTCAAAAACTATCGCATTCCTTTAGCTTCTCAGCAGTCCATAAAAAGCTTGAAGCATCTAGATCGACTAAAACAAATCAATGATTATGTACAGGAGAATTACTATCAATCATTGAAGTTAGAACACGTAGCTGAGGTATTTAATTATGATCCAGCTTACTTCTCACGCTTTTTCAAAAAATATATGGGGATTTCCTTTTCTGAATATGTTAATACTGTCCGTTTAGAAAAAGCTTATTATCAATTGAGAGATACTGATATGACTGTAATGGCGATTGCTATGGCAAATGGCTTTTTCTCTGTGAAGTCCTTTTACAATGTGTTTAAAAAGAATTACAACCTTTCACCTCAGCAATATCGGAAAAAATATTTCTCTTAG
- a CDS encoding PepSY domain-containing protein, producing MNKKIIVATVGLGVLLAGCTSNNKSLETNGQSKASTEVSQTITFDSSTSESSNTKSTASSNTTTNAAKNQVQVKVSLEEAVKAYQEAYPNTAITSLDLDPSFGTYYYEIKGVDDSKEYEVKINAETGELKKEREETLDREDQNGVEKANEALDLNNLKSMDDISKIAVDSFGEGQAIEWSLERELSTTYWEVKVQSGNQEMSVKINAQTGDVLEKELDD from the coding sequence ATGAATAAAAAGATTATTGTAGCAACAGTCGGTTTAGGTGTTCTTTTGGCAGGATGTACCAGCAATAATAAGTCATTGGAAACAAATGGTCAAAGTAAAGCGAGTACAGAGGTCAGCCAAACGATCACATTCGATTCAAGTACCAGTGAATCAAGTAATACAAAATCTACTGCATCGTCTAACACGACAACAAATGCAGCTAAAAATCAAGTTCAGGTGAAAGTGTCACTGGAAGAAGCCGTTAAAGCATACCAGGAAGCATATCCAAACACAGCGATCACCTCGTTAGATTTAGACCCGTCTTTTGGCACCTATTATTATGAAATAAAAGGAGTAGATGATTCTAAAGAATATGAAGTAAAAATCAATGCTGAAACTGGCGAACTGAAAAAAGAGCGTGAGGAAACATTAGATCGTGAAGACCAAAACGGTGTGGAAAAAGCGAATGAAGCGCTAGATTTAAACAACTTGAAATCAATGGATGATATCTCAAAAATCGCTGTTGACAGTTTTGGTGAAGGTCAAGCAATCGAATGGTCGTTAGAAAGAGAATTATCAACAACCTATTGGGAAGTCAAAGTTCAATCGGGTAATCAGGAAATGTCTGTGAAAATCAACGCTCAAACGGGCGATGTCTTAGAAAAAGAATTGGATGACTAG
- a CDS encoding phosphate/phosphite/phosphonate ABC transporter substrate-binding protein: protein MERVKKRTKLLGLLSVIGLSIGLLTGCGSSGDKKAADDTKPLELQFVPTNNDGSMEAKAKPFAKYLSDKLGRDVNVTLATDYSTIVEAMASGKVDIGIMPPSAYVQARNQKAATAILSSELGAYNRETGKPEDGKLSGTFKGEILVRADSGIDSLKDLKGKKIATLSPNSASGYIYPVVEMKEAGIDPTKDVTLTTVNDIPSEITAVLNGQQDACFVFEGARNVFASKFEKDDLFKELNVLYLTEGDIPNDAIAVQPNMDKDLQAKVKETFLAMSEDEEGSEAMAMWGHKGYVEADDKNYDTVEEYTEKAAE from the coding sequence ATGGAAAGAGTGAAAAAGAGAACGAAATTGTTAGGGTTATTATCAGTGATCGGTTTAAGTATCGGTTTACTTACAGGATGCGGTTCATCGGGCGATAAAAAGGCTGCTGATGATACTAAACCATTAGAACTGCAATTTGTACCGACAAATAACGATGGCTCAATGGAGGCTAAAGCGAAACCTTTCGCAAAATATTTATCAGACAAATTAGGTCGAGATGTCAATGTTACGTTAGCGACTGACTACTCTACGATCGTTGAAGCGATGGCTTCAGGTAAAGTCGATATCGGGATCATGCCGCCGTCAGCATATGTTCAGGCGCGTAATCAAAAAGCAGCAACAGCGATTTTATCTTCTGAATTAGGTGCGTATAATCGTGAAACAGGCAAGCCGGAAGATGGCAAATTATCTGGTACGTTCAAGGGAGAAATTTTAGTTAGAGCGGATAGTGGTATTGATTCATTGAAAGATTTGAAAGGTAAAAAAATCGCTACCTTGAGTCCAAACTCAGCAAGCGGCTATATTTACCCTGTTGTTGAGATGAAAGAAGCTGGGATCGATCCAACGAAAGATGTTACTTTGACAACAGTCAATGATATTCCAAGTGAAATCACAGCTGTTTTGAACGGCCAGCAGGATGCTTGTTTTGTGTTTGAAGGAGCTCGTAATGTATTTGCTTCAAAATTTGAAAAAGATGATCTATTCAAAGAGTTGAACGTCCTTTACTTAACTGAAGGGGATATTCCGAATGACGCGATCGCTGTTCAGCCAAACATGGATAAAGATCTTCAGGCAAAAGTCAAAGAAACGTTCTTAGCAATGTCAGAAGACGAAGAAGGCTCTGAAGCGATGGCAATGTGGGGACATAAAGGCTATGTAGAAGCAGATGACAAAAACTACGATACTGTTGAAGAATATACGGAAAAAGCAGCGGAGTAA
- a CDS encoding PTS sugar transporter subunit IIC, with amino-acid sequence MKKKLVDFFDKVSPFFDRMGNNPYLQAISGAMMSTLGPVFIGSIAVLLVVFMNMSKTLQGFTQVIDLLGKVNTFTIGSLALYISVLMAINLVRKLDEKEDYVAAGIISLMSFLLITPLDKTADEVAALPTTWLSAQGVFSAMIVGLVVGRLFLTIKRKGWTIKMPEGVPPMVTRLFESLIPTVLIGVLFILVDFGFSLTPFENMHQFVYTIIQEPLKGIGGSIGAMIILSLLQQILWFFGIHGTNVILPLVTPLWMAMDVENMNAVTAGQTPPNIVGLAFFNIITFGGMALGLVLLMLRAKSKQYREVGKISIVPALFGITEPVIFGSPLVLNFDLAVPFIFNNSIALILAYVLTKIGLVSRFVGVQAIFGLPIGFHAAVQGSISVIILQLVIQLVLSPLLWYPWFKRLDNKTYLQEQSEEV; translated from the coding sequence ATGAAGAAGAAGTTAGTGGATTTTTTTGATAAAGTTAGTCCATTTTTTGATAGAATGGGGAACAATCCGTACCTCCAAGCTATTTCTGGTGCAATGATGTCGACTTTGGGACCTGTTTTTATCGGATCGATCGCTGTATTACTTGTCGTGTTTATGAATATGTCCAAAACCTTACAAGGATTTACACAAGTCATTGATTTATTAGGAAAAGTCAATACATTTACCATTGGTTCGTTGGCCTTATATATTTCTGTTTTGATGGCGATCAACTTAGTTCGAAAACTGGATGAAAAAGAGGACTATGTCGCTGCTGGTATTATTTCGTTGATGAGTTTCTTATTGATCACACCATTAGATAAAACTGCTGATGAAGTTGCCGCATTACCAACGACATGGTTAAGTGCACAAGGCGTTTTTTCTGCGATGATCGTCGGTTTAGTCGTTGGCCGATTGTTTCTGACAATCAAACGTAAAGGCTGGACGATCAAAATGCCGGAAGGGGTTCCGCCAATGGTCACGCGGCTATTTGAATCCTTGATCCCAACCGTGTTGATCGGTGTTTTATTTATTCTGGTTGATTTTGGGTTTAGCTTAACACCTTTTGAAAATATGCATCAATTTGTATATACGATCATCCAGGAGCCACTAAAAGGAATCGGTGGTTCAATTGGCGCTATGATCATTTTAAGTTTATTGCAACAAATATTATGGTTTTTTGGTATTCATGGAACCAATGTGATATTGCCTTTAGTAACGCCTTTATGGATGGCGATGGATGTGGAAAATATGAATGCTGTAACGGCTGGACAAACACCACCAAATATTGTTGGGTTAGCCTTTTTCAATATCATTACGTTTGGGGGAATGGCACTGGGGTTAGTTTTATTGATGCTTAGAGCGAAAAGTAAACAGTATCGAGAAGTCGGAAAAATCTCGATCGTGCCTGCTTTATTTGGGATCACTGAACCAGTGATTTTTGGTTCACCATTGGTTTTGAACTTTGATTTAGCAGTGCCGTTCATTTTTAATAATAGTATTGCGTTGATTTTAGCGTACGTCTTAACCAAAATCGGTCTAGTTTCAAGGTTTGTCGGTGTTCAGGCGATCTTTGGGTTGCCGATTGGTTTTCATGCGGCGGTTCAAGGTAGCATTTCAGTTATTATTTTACAACTGGTGATCCAGTTAGTCTTATCACCGTTGCTTTGGTATCCGTGGTTCAAACGCTTAGACAACAAAACTTATTTGCAAGAGCAAAGTGAAGAGGTGTAG
- a CDS encoding ABC transporter ATP-binding protein: MELNVKDLAIMIGQEQIVKSVSLQTQKDQFVGIIGANGCGKSTMLKGIYKGIKPQAGTVFLDDLDLLATSEKKVAQRLGVVNQFNELNFDLTVFQMVLLGRTPHKKLLESDTQEDIEIVNDALAKTNLTNYVDRSFLSLSGGEKQRVILARTIAQQPKYMILDEPTNHLDIRYQLEILTCVKNLGIGVLAALHDLELAAYYCDYIYAMKAGKIIAEGKPEELFTAALIEEIYEVKCTIYTNPITKRLGFNYSLD, translated from the coding sequence ATGGAATTAAATGTGAAAGATCTGGCTATTATGATTGGGCAAGAGCAAATTGTTAAAAGTGTTTCTTTGCAAACTCAAAAAGACCAATTTGTCGGCATCATTGGAGCAAACGGTTGTGGGAAATCAACGATGCTGAAAGGAATTTATAAAGGGATCAAACCTCAAGCAGGCACAGTTTTTCTAGACGATCTAGATCTTTTAGCAACTTCTGAAAAGAAAGTAGCGCAGCGGTTAGGTGTGGTCAATCAGTTTAATGAATTAAATTTTGATTTAACCGTTTTTCAGATGGTTCTCTTAGGTCGAACGCCGCATAAAAAATTACTTGAATCAGATACACAAGAAGATATTGAGATCGTGAATGATGCGTTAGCAAAAACCAATTTGACGAACTATGTCGATCGCAGCTTCTTATCATTATCCGGTGGAGAAAAGCAACGGGTGATTTTAGCTCGTACGATTGCGCAGCAACCGAAATATATGATTTTAGATGAGCCGACCAATCATTTGGACATCCGTTATCAGTTGGAGATCTTAACGTGTGTGAAAAACTTAGGGATCGGCGTTTTGGCTGCGCTTCATGACCTAGAGTTGGCAGCTTATTACTGTGACTATATCTATGCGATGAAGGCGGGCAAAATCATTGCGGAAGGGAAACCAGAAGAATTATTTACAGCAGCATTGATCGAAGAAATCTATGAAGTAAAATGTACGATCTACACAAATCCGATCACAAAGCGTTTGGGATTTAATTATTCGCTGGACTAA
- a CDS encoding nitroreductase family protein translates to MFSVSIEQVIKERRTIRTISKQPVSIEDIKALLEVASYAPFHSKEEPWAVIMIMSPEERSLFVEKIMDSYERMNIWARYDQEHLAASKKRTEDYYLSVPVTLIVTAPIHEKKKANFEAVGAVSAFIQNFQLAAWSRNIGVTWRTVPIIFDDVFKQEVGVGSDRQIIGLLDISMIDEAVKLPRAKRKTVDQWAFHLSEKLSENKE, encoded by the coding sequence ATGTTTAGTGTGTCTATTGAACAGGTGATTAAAGAGCGGCGAACGATTCGAACGATATCGAAGCAGCCTGTTTCTATTGAAGATATTAAAGCGTTATTGGAAGTGGCAAGTTATGCACCATTTCATTCGAAAGAGGAACCTTGGGCAGTCATTATGATCATGTCACCAGAAGAGCGTAGTTTATTCGTGGAAAAAATCATGGATAGCTATGAGCGGATGAACATTTGGGCAAGGTATGACCAAGAACACTTAGCAGCGTCAAAGAAAAGAACTGAAGATTATTACCTTAGTGTTCCTGTAACATTGATTGTAACAGCACCGATTCATGAAAAGAAAAAAGCAAATTTTGAAGCCGTTGGTGCTGTTTCTGCATTTATCCAAAATTTCCAGTTAGCTGCATGGTCTCGAAATATCGGTGTTACTTGGCGCACAGTACCGATCATTTTTGATGATGTCTTTAAACAAGAGGTTGGTGTTGGATCGGATCGTCAGATCATTGGTTTATTAGATATAAGTATGATCGATGAAGCAGTCAAGTTACCAAGAGCCAAGAGAAAAACAGTTGATCAGTGGGCATTTCATTTATCAGAAAAATTGTCAGAAAATAAAGAATAA
- a CDS encoding HdeD family acid-resistance protein: MNNVMEQLRKYALLRGIVYILFGLLIVVNPRSVFQAAVYFISAYIAIMGILNLYDGFKVKKATGTYGMSFLGGIVLLVIAGIVLVFAKGIVSILPIFLGLAIVIVGVSRGMQAVNLRNYVNVNWLPMLIYSAILIIAGLVLTFNPFSSVLVLFQLFGGILIFMGIGEVVAFFQLRNIDR; the protein is encoded by the coding sequence ATGAATAATGTTATGGAACAATTAAGAAAATATGCTCTTTTAAGAGGAATCGTCTACATTCTTTTTGGCCTATTGATCGTAGTTAATCCAAGAAGTGTTTTTCAAGCGGCAGTTTACTTTATTTCTGCGTACATTGCTATTATGGGAATTCTTAATTTGTATGATGGGTTTAAAGTAAAAAAAGCAACAGGTACTTACGGGATGAGCTTCCTTGGCGGAATCGTGCTGTTAGTCATTGCTGGGATCGTACTGGTTTTTGCCAAAGGCATCGTCAGTATTTTACCGATTTTCTTAGGTTTAGCCATCGTTATTGTTGGTGTTAGCCGTGGGATGCAGGCGGTCAATCTACGAAACTATGTCAATGTGAATTGGTTACCGATGTTGATTTATAGTGCAATTTTGATCATTGCAGGTTTAGTATTGACGTTTAATCCATTCAGCAGTGTGTTAGTACTGTTCCAATTATTTGGCGGGATTTTGATTTTTATGGGAATTGGTGAAGTTGTGGCCTTTTTCCAATTACGTAATATTGATCGATAG
- a CDS encoding FecCD family ABC transporter permease: MQAIKATEDNLKVKTQRYYPLVLLGLIIAIFISIIYSLLNGQADISVDDIIQILLSKLSGGRVGSLDGVSSNSAVNIIWFVRTPRVILAVFVGMGLAVTGAVMQAVVQNPLADPYILGISSGASLGATFAILIGFGTASVFSQFGLAFGAFVGAIAAAFGVLILSGIGGRMTSVKLVLSGSVIGALCSSISSFIVYLANNAEGMKTVTFWAMGSLASASWNKLSVLSVTVVLITLFFLFQYRILNVMLLGDEAAITLGVPLSRYRKLYLMLAALLTGVIVAYSGMIGFVGLIIPHIVRGLTGSDHKRLLPVSALTGSLFMIWADVLSRTLIATVELPIGIITSVIGAPLFIYIIVKKGYNFGG; this comes from the coding sequence TTGCAGGCAATCAAAGCAACAGAAGACAATCTAAAAGTGAAAACACAGCGGTATTATCCGCTCGTTTTGCTCGGCTTGATCATAGCTATTTTCATTTCGATCATTTATTCTTTGCTCAACGGTCAGGCGGATATTTCAGTGGATGACATTATTCAAATCTTATTATCAAAACTATCGGGTGGAAGAGTTGGTTCATTAGATGGTGTTTCAAGCAATTCTGCGGTCAACATCATCTGGTTTGTGCGAACCCCCCGTGTGATCTTGGCTGTCTTTGTGGGAATGGGGTTAGCTGTGACAGGGGCTGTGATGCAGGCAGTGGTGCAAAATCCTTTAGCTGATCCTTATATTCTAGGGATTTCATCTGGTGCCTCTCTTGGAGCAACCTTTGCGATTTTGATCGGTTTTGGTACTGCCAGTGTATTTTCACAATTTGGCTTAGCTTTTGGCGCGTTTGTCGGTGCAATAGCAGCAGCCTTTGGTGTCTTGATCTTATCTGGTATCGGCGGGCGGATGACTTCTGTAAAATTGGTTTTATCGGGTTCTGTCATCGGCGCGCTTTGCAGCTCTATCTCAAGTTTTATTGTATATCTTGCCAATAATGCAGAAGGAATGAAAACGGTCACGTTTTGGGCGATGGGAAGTCTGGCTTCTGCAAGTTGGAATAAGCTGAGTGTCCTTTCAGTGACTGTCGTTTTGATCACTCTCTTTTTTTTATTTCAGTATCGTATTTTGAATGTGATGCTATTAGGAGATGAAGCGGCAATCACGTTGGGTGTTCCATTAAGTAGATATCGTAAGCTATATTTGATGCTTGCAGCCTTATTAACAGGTGTGATCGTTGCCTACTCAGGTATGATCGGCTTTGTTGGATTGATTATTCCACATATCGTACGTGGTTTGACAGGTTCTGATCATAAGCGTTTATTGCCTGTGTCAGCATTGACAGGTTCTCTTTTTATGATCTGGGCGGATGTGCTTTCTAGAACGCTGATCGCTACCGTAGAGCTTCCCATTGGGATCATTACTTCGGTCATCGGAGCGCCATTGTTCATCTATATTATCGTTAAAAAAGGATATAATTTCGGAGGCTGA
- the bglX gene encoding beta-glucosidase BglX, with protein MKEQALKELLNSLTWEEKIGQLVQLSGDFFHADQLAVGPQKKLGIDQRIVDQVGSVLNVTGAEKTKEIQDRHMAKSRHKIPLLFMADIIYGYRTIFPIPLGLGATWNPDLIESAYQQTAEEAKAAGAHVTFAPMVDLVRDARWGRTLESTGEDPVLNAAFAKAMVTGLQKDLLNGGGIASCVKHFAAYGAAEGGREYNTVDMSERRLRQEYLPAYKAAVDAGCQLVMTSFNTYDGMPVTGNQFLLKEILRKEWGFDGVIISDYAAIQELIAHGVAADDREAAKLAIEATTDIDMKTPCYAKELEPLIENGEISTELVDRSVYRVLKLKNDLGLFEDPYRGASQALEEQAFLTEEKRRLAKKVSAESVVLLQNRNQVLPLAPNKEKVLLVGPYGDNQELIGLWAVHGQREDVVTIKKGFENYLDSDHLLYTQGCDMLEDYAFLGEFGATKDQIEQLGLDEQMKATELETALALAQQADTIVFALGEHTMQSGEAGSRTDITLPKIQQVFLQKMVELKKKTVLIVISGRPLVLTKEIEQVDAILQAWFPGTEGGNALADIVFGQTNPSGRLSMSFPYSVGQLPLYYSEFKTGRPLTSPTHKGRFVSKYLDSPNEPLFSFGFGLSYSKVEYSELTLNSEYMNESLTISVTVKNRSDRSAQETVQLYIQDVTGSVVRPIKELKAFQKVDLRADEEKKVTFHLTRADLKFYTKEMLFEEEPGKFIVFVGPNVKETLEATFDLK; from the coding sequence ATGAAAGAGCAAGCACTAAAAGAATTATTGAACTCTTTGACTTGGGAAGAAAAAATCGGACAGTTGGTTCAATTATCAGGTGACTTTTTCCACGCAGATCAGTTAGCTGTTGGCCCGCAAAAAAAATTAGGTATCGATCAACGCATCGTTGATCAGGTTGGTTCAGTGCTAAATGTAACAGGAGCAGAAAAAACAAAAGAGATCCAAGATCGTCATATGGCAAAAAGCAGGCACAAAATTCCACTGTTGTTTATGGCCGATATCATTTATGGCTACCGAACAATTTTTCCGATCCCTTTAGGCTTAGGGGCAACGTGGAATCCAGATCTGATCGAGTCAGCGTATCAGCAAACGGCAGAAGAAGCTAAAGCAGCAGGTGCGCATGTCACATTTGCACCAATGGTCGATTTAGTCCGCGATGCTCGTTGGGGCAGAACATTGGAATCAACGGGAGAGGATCCTGTGCTGAATGCAGCTTTTGCTAAAGCGATGGTCACTGGACTGCAAAAAGATCTTTTAAACGGTGGTGGGATCGCTTCTTGTGTGAAGCATTTTGCAGCCTATGGAGCAGCAGAAGGCGGTCGTGAGTATAATACAGTAGATATGTCTGAACGAAGGCTGCGTCAAGAATATCTGCCAGCGTATAAGGCAGCGGTCGATGCTGGTTGTCAATTAGTGATGACATCGTTTAATACCTATGACGGAATGCCTGTTACTGGCAATCAGTTCTTATTGAAAGAGATTTTACGCAAAGAATGGGGATTTGATGGAGTGATCATTTCCGATTATGCTGCGATTCAAGAATTGATTGCTCATGGTGTGGCAGCCGATGATCGTGAAGCTGCAAAATTAGCGATCGAAGCCACAACTGATATCGATATGAAAACCCCCTGTTATGCAAAAGAGTTAGAACCGTTGATCGAAAATGGAGAAATCAGTACTGAACTGGTCGATCGATCTGTTTATCGTGTATTGAAGTTGAAAAATGATTTAGGGTTGTTTGAAGATCCTTACAGAGGTGCAAGCCAAGCATTAGAAGAACAAGCTTTTCTGACGGAAGAAAAACGTCGCTTAGCGAAAAAGGTATCTGCTGAATCGGTTGTTCTACTGCAAAATAGAAATCAAGTGTTGCCGCTTGCGCCCAATAAAGAAAAAGTGTTGCTGGTTGGTCCATACGGTGATAATCAAGAATTGATCGGACTGTGGGCGGTTCATGGTCAAAGAGAAGATGTAGTGACGATCAAAAAAGGCTTTGAAAACTATCTTGATTCGGACCATCTTCTTTATACTCAAGGCTGTGATATGTTGGAAGACTATGCCTTTTTAGGAGAATTTGGGGCAACAAAAGACCAAATTGAACAGCTGGGGCTTGATGAACAAATGAAAGCAACTGAACTAGAAACGGCATTAGCATTGGCGCAACAGGCAGATACGATCGTTTTTGCTTTAGGTGAACATACGATGCAAAGCGGTGAAGCAGGAAGCCGTACAGATATCACTTTGCCTAAAATCCAGCAGGTCTTTTTACAAAAAATGGTCGAGTTGAAAAAGAAAACAGTTTTGATCGTTATTAGCGGCAGGCCGCTTGTACTGACAAAAGAAATTGAGCAAGTCGATGCGATTCTTCAAGCGTGGTTCCCAGGAACAGAAGGCGGAAATGCTTTAGCGGATATCGTTTTTGGTCAAACCAATCCTTCCGGCCGTTTAAGCATGAGTTTTCCTTATTCTGTCGGTCAGCTACCTCTTTATTATAGTGAATTCAAAACAGGTAGACCGTTGACAAGCCCAACACATAAAGGGCGTTTTGTTTCAAAATATTTAGATAGCCCTAATGAACCGCTATTCTCCTTTGGATTTGGTTTATCTTATAGTAAGGTCGAGTATTCTGAGTTGACACTTAACAGTGAGTATATGAATGAGTCATTGACTATTTCAGTAACAGTAAAAAATCGTTCTGATCGGTCAGCACAGGAAACGGTGCAGCTATATATTCAAGATGTGACTGGCTCAGTTGTTCGCCCAATCAAGGAACTAAAAGCTTTTCAAAAAGTTGATTTACGTGCCGACGAAGAGAAAAAAGTAACGTTTCATTTAACTAGAGCGGACTTGAAATTCTACACGAAGGAAATGCTGTTTGAGGAAGAACCTGGTAAATTCATCGTGTTTGTTGGACCTAATGTGAAAGAAACCTTGGAAGCTACTTTTGACCTTAAGTAA